In the genome of Candidatus Paceibacterota bacterium, the window AACAAAAGAAAATAACACTATCGAGCAAATGTTTGAAGCAGGTGCTCATTTCGCATACAGCAAGACGCGGCGCCACCCCACGGCGAGCCCATACATCTTTGGTGCAAAAGACATGGTTGAGATATTTGACCTTGAGAAGACTAAAGGGCTTCTCGATGATGCGCGTACCTTTGTGGCTTCACTCGCGCGCGAAGGGAAGCAGGTCCTCTTTGTTGCGGGTAAGAATGAGGCCCGTGGAGTTGTCTCAGCTACTGCACTTTCTCTTGATATGCCGTATGTCACTAGCCGTTGGATCGGCGGAACGCTCACGAACTTCAGTGAGATCAAGAAGCGCATTGAACGCCTCGAGACACTCGCTTCAGAGAAGGAGAGCGGGGAGCTTGCAAAGAAATACACGAAGCGTGAGCAACTCCTCCTCACTCGTGAGATCGAGTCGCTTTCCGAGACCTTTGGTGGTCTGACCCCAATGAAGACACTCCCCGCAGCACTCTTTGTTGTCGACACAGAACGCGAATCTATTGCAGTCGAGGAGGCAAAGAAGGCAGGTATTCCGATCATCGCCCTCATGAATTCAGACTGTGATGTTGCTGACGCGACATATCCGATTCTCGCAAATGACGGCTCAGTGAAGAGCATTACTTTCTTTGTGGAGAGTATTGCGGCGGCGTACCGCGAGAACAAGGGGGTCATCAAAAAGACTGAGGAATAATATTATTCATATTCAAAGAAATAAAAAACAATGAGTACTATCACTACTGAACAGATCAAGGAACTTCGTGACCTTACCGGTGTTTCGGTTATGCAGTGCAAGAAGGCGCTTGAGGAAGCAGGTGGTGATATGGAAAAGGCGAAGGTTCTTTTACGTAAGAAAAGTGGTGATATCGCAGCCAAGAAATCTGGACGAGAACTCGGGTCCGGCGTAGTTGAGTCGTATATTCACAACACAAAACAGGTTGGCACGCTTATCGTGCTCTCGTGCGAGACAGACTTCGTGGCGAAGAACGAGGAGTTTGTTCAGCTTGCACGCGATATCGCTATGCAGATTGCGGCAAGCGCTCCAGAGTTTAAGGTTCGTGACGAGGTGACCCCCGCGGCAACCGCTGCCGCCGAGGAGGTGTTTCGTAAAGAGGTTGCTGACAAACCGGCCGAAATGCAAGAGAAGATCCTCTCAGGCAAGATTGACGCATATCTTAAAGAGAAGATATTGCTTGAGCAGGACTTTATCAAGGATCCGAGTGTTACGATTAAGGGGCTTATTGAGTCTGCGACCCAGAAGTTTGGTGAGCGTATTGAGGTCTCCGACTTTACCCGGTACAGTATATAGTACATATGGCGATAAGTATCAGCATCTTCTTTGCCTCATTCGCAGGCATCGTTCTCCTTGTGGCATTTCGGCTCTGGGAGTTGCAACGCGGTGCGCGAGTCGCTCAGCGAGTACGTGCCCATGTTGATGAATGGGTGGATGCGACCGGAAGATCTGTTCGAGCTCGTATTCCAACACTTGATCATTCCTCCATCGCGCGGGTGTTCCATGTTCTTATGCACTATAGCGCACTCATCTTACTCGCGCTTCTTAAGATGCTCGAGAAAAAGATATTCAGAGTGCTTGAGTATGTTCGGGGGAGACGGAAAGTCTCGCGTGGCGTGACGAACTCTGACTTTCTTAAGAGTGTATCGGCGCATAAGCAGAGCCTTGGAAAAGAAAGAGGGAATAGTGTAGAATAGCCAGGTTAGTTTGAAGGTTCATCAAGTAAGACTTGCCACCTTAGCCCAGTTGGGGAGTTCAAACAGAGCCAAAACTCTGTTTGAAAGTTTTGTACAAAACCGTTGCTCCTCCTTGGTCTGATGTGATATACATTGTCTGTGTAAAGGCAATATCAAGATTTGCCACCTTAGCTCAGTTGGTAGAGCAACGGTTTTGTAAACCGTAGGTCGTCAGTTCGAATCTGACAGGTGGCTCCGATTTTATGAAAGACACAAGTCTATATCTCCCCGAGGACCTTCATGTGGGGCGTGCGAGCGAGCTTCACGGAAGGGACCGACTACTCTATCGCGCACTTGAGATCTTGCCCGGGACACTCTCGTGGTTGACCCTTATCGGGGTGGTCTTCCTCTCATTTTTTGCTCCAGTTGCCGCGGCATATCTTATCATCGCATTCTCGCTCTTTTGGCTTCTAAAGACGATCTACCTTTCGCTCCATGTTCGGCATAACTGGCGTCGACTGAAGCGCAATATGAATATGGACTGGGAGAAGATGCTTGAGCACTTCTCGTATGGGCATTTGCGGCACCTGATCTTGCTTCCGTATTATCAAGAAGATTATGCAACAGTCTCAGCGACTGTTGCCAAACTCGCTGAGACCAGTGGTGATAAGAAGAAGATATATGTGGTGCTTGCTCCTGAGGAGCGGGCGGGGAAGAGTGCGCAAGAGATAGCTGAGCGTGTCGTGTCTGAGTATGGGTCGGTATTTGGATATATTGGCGTTAGTGTGCACCCGAAAGATGTGCCTGGAGAGATGGCGGGAAAGGGGTCAAATATCGCACATGCCGCACAGTGGGCGCGGACACACGTGCTCGACCCGCAAGGTATCTCCTACAAGGATGTCATTGTCTCCGCGTTTG includes:
- the rpsB gene encoding 30S ribosomal protein S2, with the translated sequence MDTVTTKENNTIEQMFEAGAHFAYSKTRRHPTASPYIFGAKDMVEIFDLEKTKGLLDDARTFVASLAREGKQVLFVAGKNEARGVVSATALSLDMPYVTSRWIGGTLTNFSEIKKRIERLETLASEKESGELAKKYTKREQLLLTREIESLSETFGGLTPMKTLPAALFVVDTERESIAVEEAKKAGIPIIALMNSDCDVADATYPILANDGSVKSITFFVESIAAAYRENKGVIKKTEE
- the tsf gene encoding elongation factor Ts (EF-Ts; functions during elongation stage of protein translation; forms a dimer; associates with EF-Tu-GDP complex and promotes exchange of GDP to GTP resulting in regeneration of the active form of EF-Tu) — encoded protein: MSTITTEQIKELRDLTGVSVMQCKKALEEAGGDMEKAKVLLRKKSGDIAAKKSGRELGSGVVESYIHNTKQVGTLIVLSCETDFVAKNEEFVQLARDIAMQIAASAPEFKVRDEVTPAATAAAEEVFRKEVADKPAEMQEKILSGKIDAYLKEKILLEQDFIKDPSVTIKGLIESATQKFGERIEVSDFTRYSI